The following coding sequences are from one Hymenobacter sp. DG25A window:
- the mutS gene encoding DNA mismatch repair protein MutS — protein sequence MKQYYQLKQQHPGALLLFRVGDFYETFGEDAVTAARILEITLTKRGAGTSSETPLAGFPHHSLDNYLPRLVRAGQRVAICDQLEDPKQAKGLVKRGITELVTPGVSFNDNVLERKSNNYLCAVHFGKQECGISFLDISTGEFLVAQGDHNYIGKLLQNFSPAEVLFCKKSRHDFEHHYGPDFCHYALDEWVFGFDYTHDILTRHFNTTSLKGFGIDGLREGITAAGCILHYLAETKHDDVAHISSIGRLEEDKYVWLDRFTVRNLELVYPQHPGGVPLIDILDQTVTPMGARLLRKWVVLPLKEPVQIQRRLDTVDGLLQNSELLGELNQQLRQINDLERLISKVAVRRINPRELLQLARALEAMEPIRALLAGSGLKALQKLADQLNPCASLREEINTKIRPDAAVLTNQGNVILDGVHAELDELRSIAFSGKDYLLQLQQREQRNTGISSLKVAYNKVFGYYLEVTNAHKDKVPTTWIRKQTLVNAERYITEELKTYEEKILHAEDRLFVIEQQLYNELVLTAGEFVPQIQQNARAIGVLDCLASFATTARQHRYVKPEVNESTVLDIRQGRHPVIERQLPPGEAYIPNDICLDQEDQQIVVITGPNMAGKSALLRQTALIVLLAQIGSFVPAEAATIGVIDKIFTRVGASDNLSKGESTFMVEMTETASILNNLSDRSLVLMDEIGRGTSTYDGISIAWAIVEHLHNNPKARAKTLFATHYHELNQLADDCPRVRNYNVAVKEADGRILFLRKLQEGGSEHSFGIHVARMAGMPTAVVLRANEIMHHLEQERTSTSLEDGPTEFDDVLAGLDERPASNGKEAVRGPVAQPAAAVATAPRPSLQLSMFEPADPALERVRELLQHLDVNTLTPIEALLKINELKLVLGGK from the coding sequence ATGAAGCAGTACTATCAGCTTAAGCAGCAGCACCCCGGCGCGCTGCTGCTGTTCCGCGTCGGCGACTTCTATGAGACTTTCGGCGAGGATGCCGTTACGGCGGCGCGCATTCTGGAAATCACGCTTACCAAGCGCGGCGCGGGCACTTCCTCCGAAACCCCGCTGGCCGGTTTCCCCCATCACTCCCTCGATAACTACCTGCCGCGCCTGGTGCGTGCCGGGCAGCGCGTAGCCATCTGCGACCAGCTGGAAGACCCTAAGCAGGCCAAAGGGCTGGTGAAGCGCGGCATTACGGAACTGGTCACGCCGGGCGTGTCGTTCAACGACAACGTGCTGGAGCGCAAGAGCAACAACTACCTCTGCGCCGTGCATTTTGGCAAGCAGGAGTGCGGCATCAGCTTTCTGGATATCAGTACCGGCGAGTTTCTGGTAGCCCAGGGCGACCATAACTATATCGGCAAGCTGCTGCAGAATTTCAGCCCCGCCGAGGTGCTCTTCTGCAAGAAAAGCCGCCACGACTTCGAGCACCACTACGGCCCCGATTTCTGCCACTACGCCCTCGATGAATGGGTATTTGGCTTCGATTATACCCACGATATCCTCACCCGCCACTTCAACACCACCTCTCTCAAGGGCTTTGGGATTGACGGCCTGCGCGAGGGCATTACGGCCGCCGGCTGCATCCTGCACTACCTCGCCGAAACCAAGCACGACGATGTAGCCCACATCAGCAGCATCGGCCGCCTGGAAGAAGATAAGTATGTGTGGCTAGACCGCTTCACCGTTCGCAACCTGGAGCTGGTGTATCCCCAGCACCCCGGCGGCGTGCCCCTGATTGACATTCTGGACCAGACCGTAACGCCCATGGGCGCGCGCCTGCTGCGCAAGTGGGTGGTGCTACCCCTGAAAGAGCCCGTGCAGATTCAGCGCCGCCTTGATACCGTGGATGGCCTGCTGCAGAACAGTGAGCTGCTGGGCGAGTTGAACCAGCAGCTGCGCCAGATAAACGACCTGGAGCGCCTGATTTCCAAAGTAGCTGTGCGCCGCATCAACCCGCGTGAGCTGCTGCAGCTGGCCCGCGCCCTGGAAGCCATGGAGCCCATCCGGGCCTTGCTGGCCGGTTCCGGCCTGAAAGCCCTGCAGAAGCTGGCCGATCAGCTGAACCCCTGCGCCTCGTTGCGGGAAGAAATCAACACCAAAATCCGGCCCGATGCCGCGGTGCTCACCAACCAGGGCAACGTGATTCTGGATGGCGTGCACGCCGAGCTGGACGAGCTGCGCAGCATTGCGTTTTCGGGCAAGGACTACCTGCTGCAATTGCAACAGCGCGAGCAGCGCAACACCGGCATCAGCTCCCTGAAAGTGGCCTATAACAAAGTGTTCGGTTACTATCTGGAAGTCACCAATGCCCACAAAGACAAGGTGCCCACCACCTGGATTCGGAAGCAAACCCTGGTAAATGCCGAGCGCTACATCACGGAGGAGCTCAAAACCTACGAGGAGAAAATCCTGCACGCCGAGGACCGCCTGTTCGTCATCGAGCAGCAGCTCTACAACGAGCTGGTACTCACAGCCGGGGAGTTTGTGCCCCAGATTCAGCAAAACGCCCGCGCCATTGGCGTGCTCGATTGCCTGGCTTCCTTCGCTACCACGGCCCGGCAGCACCGCTACGTGAAGCCGGAGGTGAATGAGTCGACGGTACTGGATATTCGCCAGGGGCGCCACCCGGTTATTGAGCGCCAACTGCCGCCCGGCGAGGCCTACATTCCCAACGACATCTGCCTGGATCAGGAAGACCAGCAGATTGTGGTGATTACCGGCCCCAATATGGCCGGTAAATCGGCCCTGCTGCGCCAAACGGCACTTATTGTGCTGCTGGCGCAAATCGGCTCCTTCGTACCCGCCGAGGCCGCTACCATTGGCGTTATCGACAAAATCTTCACCCGCGTAGGCGCTTCCGACAACCTCTCCAAGGGCGAAAGCACCTTCATGGTGGAGATGACGGAAACCGCCAGCATCCTCAACAACCTCTCCGACCGCAGCCTGGTGCTGATGGACGAAATTGGGCGCGGCACCAGCACCTATGATGGCATCAGCATTGCCTGGGCCATTGTGGAGCACCTGCACAACAACCCCAAAGCGCGGGCCAAAACCCTGTTCGCCACCCACTACCACGAGCTCAACCAGCTGGCCGACGACTGCCCGCGGGTGCGCAACTACAACGTGGCCGTGAAGGAGGCCGATGGGCGTATTCTGTTCCTGCGCAAGCTGCAGGAGGGAGGTTCCGAACACTCCTTCGGTATCCATGTGGCCCGCATGGCCGGCATGCCCACCGCCGTGGTGCTGCGCGCCAACGAAATTATGCACCACCTGGAGCAGGAGCGCACCAGCACCAGTCTGGAAGATGGCCCCACGGAGTTCGATGACGTGCTGGCCGGCCTGGATGAGCGGCCAGCCAGCAATGGCAAAGAAGCAGTTCGGGGGCCGGTGGCGCAACCCGCCGCGGCCGTAGCCACTGCGCCGCGTCCCAGCCTGCAGCTCAGCATGTTTGAGCCCGCTGATCCGGCCCTGGAGCGCGTGCGGGAGCTGCTGCAGCACCTGGACGTGAATACCCTAACCCCGATTGAAGCTTTGTTAAAAATAAATGAGTTGAAGCTGGTGCTGGGCGGCAAATAA